The Podospora pseudocomata strain CBS 415.72m chromosome 1 map unlocalized CBS415.72m_1, whole genome shotgun sequence genome has a segment encoding these proteins:
- a CDS encoding uncharacterized protein (EggNog:ENOG503NY81; COG:S), translated as MLNRALSIRSQNRSSTGTTTSTPSQHHRKPFSFPSLRSPTFTQPDLSKRLTRLLKSSSSLTSHHESAAKERLSIATQLSEWGEATQDDSVSDISDKIGVLLSEIGEQEDNYAHALDDARAALKVIRNTERSVQPTREGKKKIGDEIAKLKSREPQSTKLVVLEQELVRAEAEGLVAEAQLSNVTRQKLKEAYQAEFLATIERADKQIILARHGLRLLELLDDTPVVPGDVKPAYHHAGQARQILNDAEDDLRDWRPSGLLGEEEDSKVSGSGAAVPQVDKGKEVDRGSMTETVVNVGNGTAAAN; from the exons ATGTT GAACCGCGCCCTCTCAATCCGCTCCCAAAACCGCTCCTCCACGggtaccaccacctccaccccatcccaacaccaccgtaaacccttctccttcccctccctccgctcccCAACCTTCACCCAACCCGACCTCTCCAAACgcctcacccgcctcctcaaatcctcctcctccctcacctcccaccacgaATCCGCAGCCAAAGAGCGCCTCTCCATCGCAACCCAGCTCTCTGAATGGGGTGAGGCAACCCAAGACGACTCCGTCTCCGACATCTCGGACAAAAtcggcgtcctcctctcAGAAATAGGCGAGCAAGAAGACAACTACGCCCACGCCCTCGACGATGCGCGCGCAGCGCTAAAGGTGATCAGAAACACCGAACGAAGCGTCCAACCAACaagagagggaaagaagaagatcgGGGATGAGATTGCAAAGTTGAAGAGTAGGGAGCCGCAGTCGACAAAATTGGTGGTGTTAGAGCAGGAGCTTGTCAGAGCTGAGGccgaggggttggttgctgAGGCGCAGTTGAGTAATGTT ACAAGGCAAAAGTTGAAGGAGGCGTACCAGGCCGAGTTTTTGGCTACGATTGAACGGGCGGATAAGCAGATTATTCTTGCGAGGCatgggttgaggttgttggagttgttggatgatACACCTGTCGTGCCGGGGGATGTCAAACCGGCGTATCATCATGCTGGGCAGGCGCGGCAGATATTGAatgatgccgaggatgatCTCAGGGATTGGAGGCCTAGTgggctgctgggggaggaggaggatagtaAGGTGTCCGGCTCTGGGGCGGCAGTACCTCAGGTTGACAAGGGAAAGGAGGTGGATAGGGGGAGCATGACGGAGACGGTGGTCAATGTGGGTAAtgggacggcggcggcgaattga
- a CDS encoding uncharacterized protein (EggNog:ENOG503PH97) → MCFGTPSSEKYYYHEEIVPARRPSSHHHHHNSRSSSRHPPHHHHHSSSSHHHHHHHVSPRTSGTYLCPPKTRTTVIVPSPRASMTSYRGESRGRSHGERVVEIERSSSRVETTRRY, encoded by the coding sequence atgTGCTTCGgaaccccctcctcagaaAAATACTACTACCACGAGGAAATCGTCCCCGCCCGCCGGCCAtcctctcaccaccatcaccacaacagcaggagcagcagccgacaccccccccaccaccatcaccattcttcttcttctcaccaccaccaccaccatcatgtctCGCCTCGAACGAGCGGGACCTATCTGTGTCCGCCAAAAACAAGAACGACAGTTATTGTTCCAAGTCCGAGGGCGAGCATGACGAGCTATAGGGGGGAGAGCAGAGGGCGGAGTCacggggagagggtggtggagattgAGAGGAGTAGTAGTCGGGTTGAGACTACTAGGAGGTATTGA
- the OST1 gene encoding dolichyl-diphosphooligosaccharide--protein glycosyltransferase subunit 1 (EggNog:ENOG503NXCK; BUSCO:EOG092628A0; COG:G) produces the protein MSDSLGSPGSCGSQPAKRTGVFQQRKLFGDSCLAEGHGDAQEGLLRVQQTSAVFSAFLSLLSLASAASSDKSTSKSTLPSTFKPPQVFKNANLVHVVSVEKNYVKENINVVVENIDKKPQNEYYLPFTADQISRLGGVEVKDRKDTSAGPFVAENVEFDPESDTQYLRIRLPKPLAPGAQQTLGISYYILKAYSPLPAAIKQEEAQFLTYTFSAYVPSVYTTSKQKTEVKFPSANIPDYTKLPGSGDIKEFPQKQGTKLTYGPFDEKPAGAYEPIRVRFEFNRPVTHVARLERDIEVSHWGGNVAFEERYTLYHRGANLSSLFNRVKWQQSQYYQQGNTHALKELKFPLRVGSVDPYYTDVIGNVSTSRFRSNKREASLEIKPRYPVFGGWKYPFTIGWNSDAKNFLRKTAAGGLVLNVPFLEGPKQNEGVEYEQVEVRVILPEGAENVKYVTSIPAQSITSADVEIHKTFLDTIGRTALVIKARNLVDDFRDRELVVSYDYPLSASLRKPFIVFSSAIAFFVAVWLVGNIELKFASSGHVAAKK, from the exons ATGTCGGATTCTCTTGGCAGTCCGGGAAGCTGTGGGTCCCAGCCGGCAAAACGGACAGGGGTGTTTCAGCAACGTAAGCTTTTCGGAGACAGCTGTTTGGCAGAAGGCCACGGTGATGCTCAGGAGGGTCTCTTGAGGGTCCAACAA ACATCAGCCGTCTTCTCTGCCTTTCTCTCGCTGCTGTCGCTAGCTTCGGCCGCCAGCTCCGACAAGAGCACCTCCAAATCAACACTCCCGTCTACCTTCAAGCCCCCACAGGTCTTCAAGAACGCCAACCTCGTTCACGTTGTTTCCGTCGAGAAGAACTACGTCAAGGAAAACATCAATGTCGTCGTAGAAAATATCGACAAGAAGCCACAGAATGAATACTACCTCCCCTTCACGGCCGATCAGATCTCGCGCCTCGGTGGCGTCGAGGTAAAGGATCGCAAGGACACCAGCGCCGGGCCATTCGTCGCCGAGAACGTCGAGTTCGACCCCGAAAGCGACACCCAGTACCTCCGCATCCGACTTCCTAAGCCCCTCGCCCCCGGCGCACAGCAGACACTCGGCATCAGCTACTACATCCTCAAGGCGTACTCGCCCCTTcccgccgccatcaagcaggaggaagcCCAATTCCTCACCTACACCTTCTCCGCCTACGTTCCCTCGGTGTACACCACCTCGAAACAAAAGACGGAAGTCAAGTTCCCCTCCGCCAACATCCCCGACTACACCAAGCTCCCAGGCAGCGGCGACATCAAGGAGTTCCCCCAAAAGCAGGGCACCAAGCTCACCTACGGGCCCTTTGACGAGAAGCCCGCCGGCGCGTACGAGCCCATCCGCGTCCGTTTCGAGTTCAACAGGCCAGTCACTCACGTTGCCCGTCTGGAGCGGGACATTGAGGTCAGCCACTGGGGTGGAAATGTTGCTTTTGAGGAGCGCTATACTCTCTACCACCGCGGGGCCAACCTTTCATCACTGTTCAACAGGGTCAAGTGGCAGCAGTCGCAGTACTACCAGCAGGGCAATACCCATGCGCTGAAGGAGCTCAAGTTCCCTCTTCGTGTTGGGAGTGTTGACCCTTACTACACTGACGTCATTGGCAATGTGTCGACCTCGAGATTCAGAAGCAACAAGCGGGAGGCGTCGCTTGAGATCAAGCCTCGTTACCCTGTCTTTGGCGGCTGGAAGTACCCCTTTACCATTGGGTGGAACTCGGATGCGAAGAACTTTTTGAGGAAGACGGCAGCCGGGGGGCTCGTGCTGAACGTGCCTTTTCTTGAGGGGCCCAAGCAGAATGAGGGTGTGGAGTATGAGCAGGTCGAGGTCAGGGTTATTTTGCCTGAGGGTGCTGA AAACGTCAAGTACGTCACCTCGATCCCAGCCCAATCCATCACCTCGGCCGACGTCGAGATCCACAAGACCTTTTTGGACACGATTGGGCGGACGGCGCTGGTGATCAAGGCGAGGAACCTGGTGGATGACTTTAGGGACCGGGAGCTGGTCGTGTCGTACGACTACCCTCTCTCAGCCAGCCTGCGCAAGCCGTTTATTGTCTTTAGTAGTGCTATTGCCTTTTTTGTGGctgtgtggttggtggggaatATTGAGTTGAAGTTTGCGTCGAGTGGCCATGTTGCTGCTAAGAAAtag
- the PAN5_2 gene encoding 2-dehydropantoate 2-reductase (Ketopantoate reductase) (KPA reductase) (KPR) (COG:E; EggNog:ENOG503NY0S): MKVMDKSMGNRDMIPVEIQEWLKANAVGNGDKAWAKELKRAMKYSKAKALKEKGVKLQASVLAKLISYLPRSGEPTGQSAWRNLDPNPSGEPTSSRTKLTFDNLRALVHDTHDITLSLGQSISCLVWHNQSAADRYANRINAWLDSLSAELASKHAVLPPGVGSSVGSQSGHGSSISHSVRFIEAHPASVDNSEQSAPSPFSINSGDSLTSSGARRLRADVEEMNERGAEWQDSVNDSAMGGEYEYSPSEEWDHTPSSGWGQWGDPLENSRGYSTPSRQTDTRVALLKCA, from the coding sequence ATGAAGGTGATGGATAAATCTATGGGGAATAGAGACATGATCCCGGTAGAAATACAAGAGTGGCTCAAAGCCAATGCTGTGGGCAACGGCGATAAAGCCTGGGCAAAGGAGCTAAAGAGGGCAATGAAATACAGCAAGGCAAAGGCATTAAAGGAGAAAGGCGTAAAGCTACAAGCCTCTGTTCTAGCAAAGCTCATCTCCTACCTGCCCCGATCAGGAGAACCTACTGGCCAATCCGCCTGGCGCAACCTCGATCCCAACCCATCAGGAgagcccaccagcagcagaacaAAGCTCACGTTCGACAATCTCAGAGCCCTCGTACATGACACTCACGATATCACTCTTTCCCTTGGACAAAGTATTAGTTGTCTTGTATGGCACAACCAATCCGCAGCAGACCGCTACGCAAACCGAATCAACGCCTGGCTTGACTCCCTCTCCGCAGAATTAGCCAGTAAGCACGCTGTCCTTCCACCGGGGGTAGGATCAAGCGTAGGATCCCAGTCAGGACATGGTTCCTCCATCTCTCACAGTGTCCGTTTTATCGAGGCCCATCCTGCCAGTGTCGATAACTCGGAACAGTCAGCCCCGTCCCCGTTCTCTATCAATTCTGGCGATTCGTTGACGTCGTCTGGAGCACGCAGGTTGAGGGCAGATGTTGAGGAGATGAATGAGAGGGGAGCTGAATGGCAGGATAGTGTGAACGACTCTGCCATGGGTGGTGAGTACGAGTACTCACCGTCGGAAGAGTGGGACCATACGCCTTCGTCTGGTTGGGGGCAGTGGGGGGATCCGCTGGAGAATTCGAGGGGGTACAGCACTCCGAGCAGGCAGACGGATACGAGGGTCGCGCTATTGAAGTGCGCGTAG